The following DNA comes from Streptomyces globosus.
GACGACCGGGCCGAAGACGATGCACAGCACCATCAGGAACGCACCGGCCAGGAAGGTGGACAGGCGGGTGCGGGCGCCCGAGACCTTCACGTTGATCATCGTCTGGCCGATCACCGCGCAGCCGCCCATGCCGCCGAAGAAGCCGGTGACGATGTTCGCGACGCCCTGGCCGACGGACTCGCGCGTCTTGTCGGAGCGGGTGTCGGTGATGTCGTCGACGAGCTTGGCCGTCATCAGCGACTCCATCAGGCCGACCAGCGCCATCGCGAACGCGTACGGGGCGATCGTCGTCAGGGTGTCCAGGGTGAACGGCACGTCCGGCAGGCCCGGAACCGGCAGCGAGGAGGGCAGGGCGCCCCTGTCGCCCACCGTCGGCACGGCGATCCCCGCCGCGAGGGTGATGACGGTCAGGATCACGATCGAGACCAGCGGCGCCGGAATCACGGTCGTGACCTTCGGGAAGAACACCATCAGCGCCAGCCCGGCCGCGATCAGCGGGTACACCGGCCACGGCACGTCGTGCATCTCGGGGACCTGGGCCATGAAGACAAGGATGGCGAGGGAGTTGACGAAGCCGACCATGACCGAGCGCGGGATGAACCGCATCAGCCTCGCGACGCCCAGGGCGCCGAGGACGACCTGGAAGACGCCCGCCAGGATGACGGCGGCGACCAGGTAGCCCAGGCCGTGCTCACGGTTCAGCGGCGCGATGACCAGGGCGACGGCGCCGGTCGCGGCGGAGATCATCGCCCGCCGGCCGCCGACGACCGAGATGACCACGGCCATCGTGAAGGAGGCGAACAGGCCCATGGCAGGGTCCACGCCCGCGATGATCGAGAACGAGATCGCCTCCGGGATCAGCGCGAGGGCGACCACCAGGCCCGCCAGGACCTCGGTACGCCACACCCCCGGGTTGCCGAGCCAGTCCGGGTGCAGACCGCGCAGCCGCGCACCGGTGGACACGGCGGAAGCAGAAGAAGACAAGAGAACGGGAACCTGTCGTACTCGGGCACACCCCTGGAGGCAGGCCGGGGCGCACGGGAGGACGCGGAAGGGCCGGGCCGGCCCTCCGCGGACGGCCCGCACAGGCAGGCCGGAAGTCGAAGAGGTCGGAGCCGGGCCCGCGCCGAAGCGCGGCCGGGGCTCACGCCCAGGGGCGAAGCATCACGGCGGGCAGGCGACGGCGCCGGGCGTCGTGGGCTCGCGCACGCTTGCTCCTGCAGCAATCGGATCTCCGCCGGGGGCGCCATCGGCCCCGACAAGGCAACAGCAGGGCCGCCGGGGCCGCCCTCGCACCCGGAACTCTACCCCAACGTTAGAGTAGAAGCCGGTGGCGGTCGCACGGGCCCGCCCAGACGAGAAGGACCAGGGGATCGCGGGCGTGGACGACAGGCACATGCAGATCGGCGAAGTCGCCGCCCGGACCGAACTGTCCCTGCGCACCATCCGGCACTACGAGGAGGCCGGCCTGGCCGGCCCCTCGGCCCGCTCGCAGGGCGGCTTCCGCCTCTACACCGAGACCGACGTGAGCCGCCTGATGGTCATCCGCCGCATGAAACCGCTCGGCTTCACCCTCGACCAGATGCGCGACCTGCTCGACGTCACCGACCGCCTCGACGCGGACGGCGACCTCGACCCCGCCGAGCGGGAGACCCTGCTGGAGCGCCTGCGGGAGTACGAGCAGGCCGCCACCGAGCAGGTCGGCAAGCTCCGCGTCCGGCTGGCCCGCGCCGAGGACTTCGCCGATACCCTCCGCACCCGCCTGGAGCGGACCGCCACGGCCGTCCGGCCCTGACGCCGCACGTCCACGGGGCCAGGACGGCGCACGCGCCTCATCGCGTTCCGCCGCCCCGCGGTGAGCGCCGGCCGCTCGGGCGCGGGCGGCTCAGGCAGGCCGGCTTCCCCGGTGCCGCTCCAGAGGGGTCGCGGTGGTCGAGTTGCTCACGCTGAAGGTGACGCTGCCGGGCCGGTAGCGGTCGTCGGACCATTCGATCGGGCGGCCTGACTGGTCGCAGCTGACGTGGCGCTGCCGCAGCAGGGGGCTGCTGCGGCGGACGCCCAGCAGGTCGGCGTCCTGCGCGCCCGCCGGTACCGCGTCGATGAGGTGTTCCCCGTACCGGGCGACGATGCCCGCCTCCCGGGCAATGGCGTCCATGATCGACACGCAGTCCTCGGGCAGCGCCTCGACGGCCGGCGCGGCCCAGTCGGCGTAGGCGGTGCGCTCCACCATCGCGGGTTCCCCGTCGAGGGAGCGCAGGCGCAGGACGTGCAGGATCTCGGTGTCCTCGGGGAGCGCGAGGCGGCGGGCCTCCTCGGCCGTGGCCGGCCTCCTCGACCGTAAGAGGATCCGGCTGGTGACCTCCAGGCCCAAGCCCTGGGCCCACTGGGCGAAGCTGTTCAGCTCGGCGAAGCTCTGGCGGCGTTCCTGGCGGAGCACGACGCGCCGGGCGCCCTGTCGCGAGCCGACCAGTCCCTCCGACGTGAGCAGGGCCACGGCCTGGCGGACCGTACCGCGCGAGGCCGACCACTGGGCCACCAGCTCGCTCTCCGAGGGAAGCCGGGCCCCGACGGGGAAGGCGCCTTCGAGTATCGCCTGCCGCATGGCGTCGGCGATCTCCAGATAGCGTGCCGTCCCCACGTGCCGGCCTCCAGTCCACTCCTGTGCACAGCCGGTCACCCTGGGTGCCGGTCCGGCGTCCACTCTAACCTGCGGCCGCAGTCGGTCCACCCTCAAGGGCAACCGTCAACACGACGGTGTTCACCTCGACTTCACGCTGGCCGGGTCTTCCACCAGTGACACCGGGACGGCCATGTTCCGTTCACTTCGGCGTCGGTTGGCACAGGCGAAGTGGGATCGACTTGTTCAAACAAGTGACCCCCTCTCTCGCTTCAGGAGATCTCTGTGCCCAGACCCTCCGGCCGCCGCATGTCCGTCCTGCTCGCCACCGCCGTGCTCACCGCCCTCACCGCCGCCTGCGGCGCCGCTCCCGACGAGCCGGCCGCTGCCGCCAAGGCGGGGGCGGACGCGAAGACCGCCACCTCCGCAGCCGCCTTCGGAGGTGTGGAGGGCCTCGTCGCGGCCGCCGAGAAGGAGGGCGAGCTGAACGTGATCGCTCTGCCGCCGGACTGGGCGAACTACGGCGAGATCATCAAGGCGTTCGAGGCCAAGTACCCCAAGATCAAGATCAAGAGCGAGAACCCGGACGCCTCCAGCTCCGACGAGATCGCCGCCGTCAAGTCCCGCAAGGGCCAGGACCGCGCCCCCGACGTCCTCGACCTGGGCATCGCCTTCGCCCGCAGCGGAGCGGACGAGGGCCTGTTCGCCCCGTACAAGGTCGAGGCGTGGGACAAGATCCCGGCCGGCCAGAAGGACCCGGAAGGCCGCTGGTACAACGACTACGGCGGCTACATCTCCATCGGCTGCGACGCACGGCGCATCCCGGTCTGCCCGCAGACCTTCGCGGACCTGCTCAAGCCCGAGTACAAGGGCAAGGTCGCCCTCAACGGCAACCCCACGAAGTCCGGTTCGGCCTTCGGCGGCGTCTACGCGGCCGCCCTCGCCAACAAGGGCTCCTTCGGGGACATCCAGCCGGGCATCGACTTCTTCGGACAGCTGAAGAAGAGCGGCAACTTCATCCCCGTCGAGTCCACCCCGGCCACCGTCGAGAAGGGCGAGACGCCCATCTCCATCGACTGGGACTACCTGAACGCCGGCTACGCCGACCAGTTCAAGGACAAGGGCGTCGACTGGAAGGTCGCCGTCCCCGCCGACGGCGTCTACGCCCAGTACTACTCGCAGGCCATCAACAAGGACGCCCCGCACCCGGCCGCCGCCCGCCTGTGGATGGAGTTCCTCTACAGCACCGAGGGCCAGAACCTGTGGCTGAAGGGCTATGCCCGCCCGGTCCTGCTGCCCGCCATGACCGCCGACGGCACCGCCGACAACGGCCTCGTGGCCAAGCTCCCCAAGGTCGAGGGCACCCCGGCCTTCCCGGCCTCCGCGGAGCTCGACAAGGCCAAGGCCACCCTCGCCGAGAAGTGGGACAAGGCCCTCAGCTGATGTCTGCCCCCGCTCCCACCCCCCACACGACGGGGACCGCCGGCGGCAGCACCACCCGCCGCCGGCGGCGCGGCCCCCGCACC
Coding sequences within:
- a CDS encoding SulP family inorganic anion transporter, producing MSTGARLRGLHPDWLGNPGVWRTEVLAGLVVALALIPEAISFSIIAGVDPAMGLFASFTMAVVISVVGGRRAMISAATGAVALVIAPLNREHGLGYLVAAVILAGVFQVVLGALGVARLMRFIPRSVMVGFVNSLAILVFMAQVPEMHDVPWPVYPLIAAGLALMVFFPKVTTVIPAPLVSIVILTVITLAAGIAVPTVGDRGALPSSLPVPGLPDVPFTLDTLTTIAPYAFAMALVGLMESLMTAKLVDDITDTRSDKTRESVGQGVANIVTGFFGGMGGCAVIGQTMINVKVSGARTRLSTFLAGAFLMVLCIVFGPVVSDIPMAALVAVMIMVSFAAFDWHSVAPKTLKRMPAGEITVMVVTVVGVVATHNLAVGVVVGCLTAMVIFAKRVAHLADVTAVTDPDGGTVVYSVTGELFFASSNDLVGRFAYASDPDKVVIDLSAAHVWDASSVAALDAIETKYAQRGKTVEIIGLDGHSADLHGKLSGELAGH
- a CDS encoding ABC transporter substrate-binding protein; this encodes MSVLLATAVLTALTAACGAAPDEPAAAAKAGADAKTATSAAAFGGVEGLVAAAEKEGELNVIALPPDWANYGEIIKAFEAKYPKIKIKSENPDASSSDEIAAVKSRKGQDRAPDVLDLGIAFARSGADEGLFAPYKVEAWDKIPAGQKDPEGRWYNDYGGYISIGCDARRIPVCPQTFADLLKPEYKGKVALNGNPTKSGSAFGGVYAAALANKGSFGDIQPGIDFFGQLKKSGNFIPVESTPATVEKGETPISIDWDYLNAGYADQFKDKGVDWKVAVPADGVYAQYYSQAINKDAPHPAAARLWMEFLYSTEGQNLWLKGYARPVLLPAMTADGTADNGLVAKLPKVEGTPAFPASAELDKAKATLAEKWDKALS
- a CDS encoding GntR family transcriptional regulator yields the protein MGTARYLEIADAMRQAILEGAFPVGARLPSESELVAQWSASRGTVRQAVALLTSEGLVGSRQGARRVVLRQERRQSFAELNSFAQWAQGLGLEVTSRILLRSRRPATAEEARRLALPEDTEILHVLRLRSLDGEPAMVERTAYADWAAPAVEALPEDCVSIMDAIAREAGIVARYGEHLIDAVPAGAQDADLLGVRRSSPLLRQRHVSCDQSGRPIEWSDDRYRPGSVTFSVSNSTTATPLERHRGSRPA
- a CDS encoding MerR family transcriptional regulator; amino-acid sequence: MDDRHMQIGEVAARTELSLRTIRHYEEAGLAGPSARSQGGFRLYTETDVSRLMVIRRMKPLGFTLDQMRDLLDVTDRLDADGDLDPAERETLLERLREYEQAATEQVGKLRVRLARAEDFADTLRTRLERTATAVRP